The sequence TCTGGACTTATCCAAAATCTCTCTGGTACCCATGACCACTCACAGTCCATGATCCTTACATTACGATTCCCTTTGGTCATCTCTCAACAGCCCCTGGCTAGCCATGGCCGCCTCAGTTCCACCACTGCCACGGCCCATGCAAAGGGCCTGTGGTTACAGCTCACTTCTGACACGAACCCTCCATGCAATTTCCACTCCTCCGCCCATGTCAGCCCCACTACTGACTTCTCAGGTCTTCCAACTGGTTTGGCCCCTGAGTTCCACACCTGGCCTCTAGGATTAGGTGTGTTCCCCACCCATAATAGCAATACAGACAAATGCCTTTAACACCTTAGTTCAGCCAGACTTTCTCAAAAggagttgtgctgggaaactaAGAAGGGGCTAAAAATAAACTCCAGGAAGTATTAAGACATCAAAACAGAAGAGACTTTATATTCTACAGAGGTCTGACCTCAGGCTGGCTTGGAGGTGAGAGGTGAGGGAAGTTGGAAGGAAAGCTCCAGGTAAGCCCTGCGTTTTAGACTCCAGCCCTACCAGCTCCGTTTTCTAACAGCACATTCTCTTCACGGGCTTTAAGGTAAACATCCATTGCCCTGGGGTAGTGTCTGTACTTGGTCCCCCGCAAAGCCCACCCCGTTCTTCACTGGGGAATGCCACTATTGGAGGAGCCTCAATTTGCCAGCTGTGGCTGAAGGCAATGAATGACCTCAGCCCTTCCATCTCTGCGGTGAAAGGTGCCATTGACTGCCGGGTTCAAAATCTCAGGCCCCTGCTAACCTAGCCTGTCCCCTTCCAGCTGGAGAAGAACGGGTTCTCAGCTCTCTTCCGCAAAGTACATACTCGACATAACCTGAGCCCTTCTTGGCTCCAAGGACAATCTCTACCCACCTCCCCAAGCCTCTCCCTGGGGCACCCCATCAGGAATGGTTTCGAAGAAGAACGCAAATCAGAACTAGTTTACATATGTTGGAAACCTAGactctatggtagcggcagtggCAGTCACcacgccccccctcccccaattcAAAAGCAAGAGGCGTTAATGCCCAGCACCTCTCCAACCCCTCCTCCTCTGCTTCTGAGAATTATGGTCATGCCAACCCTGCTTGGTCCCTATCCCTGCACCTGCAGAGGGGTTTGGCACTTCAAATTGTGAAAAGCTGTCAACCCCCGCCCTCTGAGAAAATGCCCTTGGCTGCCACATCTCCTGGGCGGCCCTGCCTGCCTTCTCCCCCCCTCATTTcctcccccccaccacccagTCCCATCCCCAGTCCAAGCCCTTTAACTGTCAAGAGGGCGGACCCGAAAGACGTGGATGGTGCCGTTACTGAGGGACACGACCAGGTACCTGCCGTCCACCATGGTGGTCACCCGGGGCTTTTCCAGGCCGTGATAGGCCGTCAGGAAGTCGCCAAGCAGCGAGCCCTTCGGATCGAGGATCACCACCTTGTTGACCTCTCGAAGGGTCAGAAAGATGTAGCCTTTCTTATCCACGGACACGGAGCCCGGCTGGCAGCCATGAAGGCCAGGTCCTCGGTACTCCCCAACCACCTGACCCAGCCCATCACAGACCACCAAGCTATTCTGCTGCCAATCGGACCCTACAAAGTGGCCCTGGGGGCTGGTGGTCAGGAACACAAGTGCCCGCAGGCCCCGGTTGGCCTTGCCCCCGGGGATGAACCGTGTGGCCAAGCTACCTTCCATGTTGTACACCTCCACGTGGCCGGACACGCTGACCGCCACCCGGTCCCCGCTCGGCATGGCGGCCACAGCGTGGCTGGCCTGGCAGAGGCTCAGCGCCCGGCGCCACTGCACCTCGCCGTTGTGGTTGATGAGATAGAGCCGCGCGGCTGCTGAGAAGGCCACAGTGTCCTGCAGGGCGGCCACGCTGCATGGGGAGCAGCCCTCGGGCACGGGCACGGCGCCCCTGTAGTCGCCATTGAGAGAGAAGCGCTTTAGGGCCCTGTTCTGCTCATCCGCCACCAGGATCTCCCGGGAGCCAAAGGGACAGAGCCCAGTGATCCGGGGGGCGCGCTTGTCCCCGGGCATCCGGGTGGGGAAGCTGCAGAAAAAGATGGGCCTGGGGAGGAGGCCAGAGCCCTCTAGGTTTGgcccgggggcggggctgggctCCCGGGAGACGGACTTGAGCCTGCCTTTGAACTTCCTCTTCTTGTTGGATCTGCTGCCCACCCGGGCCTGGGTTCCTCCATCTTCCTGGGGTGTCTGGGCTCTGCCCTCTTTCGGGGTCTTGGCTCCATCTTCCTGGGGAGTCTCAGCTCTCTCCGCCTTGAGGGGCTGGGCTTCGTCCTCTTGGGGTGTCTGCGCTCTGTCCTGATTTGGGGTCTGAACTCCATCACTGCTCTGGGGCTGGGTTGCATCACCTCCCTGGCTTCGGGCTCCATCCTTCCCGCTGTCCTTCTGCGGCTGCTGCTCCTCAAAGGAAAGCCTCAGCAGGTGGCAGTTCTTGTCCAGGAGCCCGGGATACAGTTCCAGCTGGGGCAGCTGGCAGGGAGCGGGCCCAGGCACCCAGGGACAGCCCTGCAGCTGCCGGAGCCGCTGGGCGATTGCCCCCTCCAGCGAGAGGATCTCAGCCTCACGCCCCAGGCTAAGCACCCGACGGGCAAAGGCGGCCGCCTCCCTGGCCACTTGCTCCTGGCCCTCCAGCTCCCCCAGGCGCTCCCGAGCACCCTCCTCGGCAGCCTCCACGTGGGCCCGCAGCTGACCGAGCACCTCCTGCTTCTGGGCCAGGAGGGCCCTGAGGACCCGCTCGGATGCCTCCTCCACCTGCGTGACCACCTTGGCCGCCTGCTCCCGCAGCCGGGCCAAGGCTTCCTTTTCGGCCAGCCGGGTGGCCTCCAGCTTGGCCAGGTTGTTGTCCACGCCGGCCAGCAGCTCCTCGAGGCCGGGCCTCCGGGCACGCACAGCCTCAGCCAGGGGCAGGCAGGGGTGGTCCAGGTGGGGGTCCAGGCGACACTCTCggcacagcagctgggagcaCGGCTGGCACAGGAAGCGCAGGGCCTCCCCCGGGTGCTGGGGACACTGGGCCGCCTGGCGCTCCCGGGCCTCCTCGTCGTACCACCCcgccctgtagcccaccaggtccacCACCCTATGGCTGTGGGTCTGTCGGGTGCACCGGTGTCCATCGGCACAGGCCTGGCACAGGTCGTCGGCGCAGTCCAGGCAGCGGGCGGTGGCTGGCCCCCCGGCACTGGCGCCCCCCATCAGGGGGCACAGGGCACAGGCCGGCTTCCCTGCCCGCAGGTCGCCACCAGCCCGGGCCTTCACCAAATCCAGGAGTCCGTTGACAAAGAAGTTGGTCTTGAAGGCGGCCACGCCTGCAGGCGGCACGGGCACAGACTCGCGGCACTCAGGGCATCGGAGGCGGCTGCCCTCAGCCAGCTGTGCTAGGCAGTCCTGGCAGTAGGTGTGCAGGCAGGGCAGCGTTTTGGGCACCCGCAGTTGCTCCAGGCAGATTTTACAGGCCAGGAAGTCGCTGCTCAAGGCCTCCAGGAGGGATGGTGAGGAGCCCTGGGAAACCATTCTGCAAGCAAGAGGTCGAGGGCAGAGGTTGAGGGCACTCCTGAAGTGGCCGTCCTCTGCCCTCCCACCTCTGCCCCACACTCATGTCCCACCAGGTCTGGGATCTCACCTGAATGGCTGGGAATTTTCTTGTCGTCTCTGGAGCTAAAGAACCACCTCCCTTCTCCGTACAGACATCCAGAAATGTGAAAAGTAAAGGCTGCCTTCGCGCAAGTCAGGCCCTGCGAGATCCGAAGAGACCAAGAAGCCGGGCCTTAGAGAGCCCATGGGGTAATGATGGGtgtccctgcccacctgccccgCCGTTGACAAGCCTTGTGGCACATGGGGTGAGAGTCTGGTGTGAACAGACCCTGGGGACCCTGCTGGGTGTG is a genomic window of Bubalus kerabau isolate K-KA32 ecotype Philippines breed swamp buffalo chromosome 23, PCC_UOA_SB_1v2, whole genome shotgun sequence containing:
- the TRIM56 gene encoding E3 ubiquitin-protein ligase TRIM56; this translates as MVSQGSSPSLLEALSSDFLACKICLEQLRVPKTLPCLHTYCQDCLAQLAEGSRLRCPECRESVPVPPAGVAAFKTNFFVNGLLDLVKARAGGDLRAGKPACALCPLMGGASAGGPATARCLDCADDLCQACADGHRCTRQTHSHRVVDLVGYRAGWYDEEARERQAAQCPQHPGEALRFLCQPCSQLLCRECRLDPHLDHPCLPLAEAVRARRPGLEELLAGVDNNLAKLEATRLAEKEALARLREQAAKVVTQVEEASERVLRALLAQKQEVLGQLRAHVEAAEEGARERLGELEGQEQVAREAAAFARRVLSLGREAEILSLEGAIAQRLRQLQGCPWVPGPAPCQLPQLELYPGLLDKNCHLLRLSFEEQQPQKDSGKDGARSQGGDATQPQSSDGVQTPNQDRAQTPQEDEAQPLKAERAETPQEDGAKTPKEGRAQTPQEDGGTQARVGSRSNKKRKFKGRLKSVSREPSPAPGPNLEGSGLLPRPIFFCSFPTRMPGDKRAPRITGLCPFGSREILVADEQNRALKRFSLNGDYRGAVPVPEGCSPCSVAALQDTVAFSAAARLYLINHNGEVQWRRALSLCQASHAVAAMPSGDRVAVSVSGHVEVYNMEGSLATRFIPGGKANRGLRALVFLTTSPQGHFVGSDWQQNSLVVCDGLGQVVGEYRGPGLHGCQPGSVSVDKKGYIFLTLREVNKVVILDPKGSLLGDFLTAYHGLEKPRVTTMVDGRYLVVSLSNGTIHVFRVRPLDS